One stretch of Caldinitratiruptor microaerophilus DNA includes these proteins:
- a CDS encoding site-specific DNA-methyltransferase codes for MPIARIEMAPYNPRKDLKPGDPEYEALRRSIGHWGLVEPLVWNERTGRLVGGHQRLKVLIEQGVQEVEVSVVNLDEHEEKALNLALNKIQGDWDEEKLRAVLLELDDHGVDLALTGFSEAEFEDLVGEGAGGGSVADQDEDELPELPLEPVTRPGDLILMGEHRLLCGDARDPESVRRLLAGRTVDLLVTSPPYNVGVRYQSYDDREVDRDDYLTFLRQVLRIWVPALAPGRFVAWNVWVSPKTYHYHQAVLLEEVGLQFWRQLVWVKKGIPVPHFYSQTKRHPEARRYHPSYRHEVIYLATAGEPRGLVYDPSWDHELVYLFSTGPPEYGSPIMLPGAGESDVWDFINQSTTSRDIPNAPPGAEHHSNLDRRSVKLHPATFPVALPQTLMGYLTAPGETVLDPFCGAGTTILAAEKMKRVALGVEIDPVYCDLAVMRWERMTGRKAERRPKEEW; via the coding sequence GTGCCCATCGCTCGGATTGAGATGGCCCCGTACAATCCCCGGAAGGACCTCAAGCCGGGGGACCCGGAGTACGAGGCCCTGCGGCGGTCGATTGGGCACTGGGGCCTTGTCGAGCCACTGGTCTGGAACGAACGTACGGGGCGGCTCGTCGGCGGCCACCAGCGACTGAAGGTCCTGATCGAGCAGGGCGTCCAAGAGGTCGAGGTAAGCGTCGTCAACCTGGATGAGCACGAGGAGAAGGCCTTGAACCTCGCCCTGAACAAGATCCAGGGTGACTGGGACGAGGAGAAGTTGCGGGCCGTCCTGCTCGAACTGGACGACCACGGGGTGGACCTGGCACTCACGGGCTTCTCCGAGGCTGAGTTTGAGGATCTGGTGGGCGAGGGGGCCGGCGGCGGCAGCGTGGCCGATCAGGACGAGGACGAACTGCCCGAGCTTCCGCTGGAGCCGGTCACACGGCCCGGCGATCTGATTCTCATGGGCGAGCATCGTCTCCTGTGTGGCGATGCGCGGGATCCGGAATCCGTACGGCGTCTCCTTGCCGGTCGGACCGTGGACCTCCTGGTCACGAGCCCGCCGTACAACGTCGGGGTCCGCTACCAGAGCTATGACGACCGCGAGGTGGACCGGGACGATTACCTGACCTTCTTGCGCCAGGTGTTGCGAATCTGGGTCCCGGCCCTGGCCCCGGGCCGGTTCGTGGCGTGGAACGTTTGGGTCTCGCCCAAGACGTATCACTACCACCAGGCCGTCCTGCTCGAGGAGGTCGGCCTTCAGTTCTGGCGTCAGCTCGTCTGGGTCAAGAAGGGCATCCCGGTCCCGCATTTCTACAGCCAGACGAAGCGCCACCCGGAAGCCCGCAGGTATCACCCGAGCTACCGGCACGAGGTGATCTACCTGGCGACTGCCGGCGAACCGCGCGGCCTGGTATACGACCCCTCGTGGGACCACGAACTCGTGTACCTGTTCTCTACGGGCCCGCCGGAGTACGGCAGCCCGATCATGCTGCCTGGAGCGGGCGAATCCGATGTCTGGGACTTCATCAACCAGTCCACGACGAGCCGAGACATCCCCAACGCTCCCCCGGGAGCAGAGCATCATTCCAACCTGGATCGCCGCAGCGTGAAGCTGCACCCGGCCACGTTCCCCGTCGCGCTGCCGCAGACGCTGATGGGCTACCTGACGGCGCCGGGGGAAACGGTGCTTGACCCGTTCTGCGGCGCCGGCACGACGATCCTGGCGGCCGAGAAGATGAAGCGTGTTGCCCTCGGGGTCGAGATCGACCCCGTTTACTGTGACCTGGCGGTGATGCGTTGGGAGCGGATGACGGGTCGGAAGGCCGAGAGACGCCCGAAGGAGGAATGGTAG
- a CDS encoding head-tail connector protein, with translation MPDLVTLEEAKEYLQSPVEDDPLVSRLISRASAAVERYTGRVFIHTDLAERHDGGSHLLFLRQRPVVAVTRVTDLSTGITLAADEYTLDGLAGLLIRNVGEWDRGLRRWEVQYTAGFGPTEADVPGDVKQAVLHLVAAWYHRRDPGVTAERIGDYSRDAEPGLPSQVRELLAPYVEVVV, from the coding sequence ATGCCGGATCTCGTCACCTTGGAGGAGGCGAAGGAATACCTGCAAAGCCCCGTCGAGGACGACCCCCTCGTCAGCCGGCTGATTAGTCGGGCGTCCGCAGCGGTGGAGCGGTACACCGGGCGGGTCTTCATCCACACCGACCTGGCGGAGCGGCACGACGGGGGCTCGCACCTGCTGTTCCTCCGGCAACGGCCAGTCGTGGCCGTCACTCGCGTCACGGATCTGTCGACCGGCATCACCCTAGCGGCCGATGAGTACACGCTTGATGGTCTGGCTGGCCTCCTGATTCGCAACGTCGGAGAGTGGGACCGTGGCCTGCGGCGCTGGGAGGTGCAGTACACGGCGGGCTTTGGACCGACGGAAGCGGATGTGCCCGGCGACGTGAAGCAGGCGGTGCTCCACCTGGTGGCCGCTTGGTATCACCGGCGCGACCCGGGCGTGACCGCTGAGCGGATCGGCGACTACAGCCGCGACGCGGAGCCCGGTCTGCCGTCGCAGGTCCGCGAGCTCCTGGCGCCCTACGTCGAGGTGGTGGTCTGA
- a CDS encoding phage portal protein, whose translation MRLRDRLRVLFTGRLPDSEEGKQVGGMVISPGVARWPEDGYTNWARDAYGKNELVYACIQEIATSVPEAPLRVYRDTDAGWEEMPDHPLRQLVRRPNPILSEYELWELTIVHLYLAGNAYWEVVTSRDGRPRELWPLRPDRVRIIPQPDPQVHHTYAYAVDGRLYDLGTNVVHFRLPNPLDEYFGQPPLRAAVRAVAVDNEATEYVKVLLQNDAMPRVIVTTQQRLDEDTVERLRSRWRERYGRENRGMPAFLQQGMDVKVLGLNLRDLEFPDLRSISETRICAVFGVPPVLVGAKVGLDRSTFANYEEARRSFWEETVSPLLRRLADRINHKLLPMFGNPTGLEARFDTSEVSALQESVTQKWRRITDAVKAGWLVVDEARTEAGYDPVPGGRVLLRPSNVVAIPVDEAGGGGEGTPAAEQPAPEDTPAAEPNGGPPPQGESAKQRDRPVRLLKSHEAIAESRNRLADRYERRWREWAREEFQQEARDTLRAFSLAAKGRRLKALSDEELAAFLTLLAQAAIAWRARIRETVLDLAYQQLAAAADEAAAELDVAFELDNEFAQRFVEQYTFPFAGALSQASQDRIREIILAGKRDGLTVAEMRDRLLEEFDDWTLRRAEMVARTETIRATNAGAVMAYQQLGVEMVEWLPATDACPYCAPLRGRRWATGGELFRQGDEWLPEGMDRPMRLTYEPVRHPPLHPNCRCTIVPVV comes from the coding sequence ATGAGGCTGCGCGACCGCCTGCGCGTGCTCTTCACAGGCCGGCTCCCCGACTCGGAAGAAGGCAAACAGGTTGGCGGCATGGTGATCAGCCCAGGAGTGGCGAGGTGGCCGGAGGACGGGTACACCAACTGGGCCCGGGACGCCTACGGCAAGAACGAGCTGGTCTACGCCTGCATCCAGGAGATCGCCACGAGCGTGCCCGAAGCGCCGCTCCGAGTCTACCGTGACACGGACGCCGGCTGGGAGGAGATGCCCGACCATCCGCTGCGTCAGCTCGTCCGCCGGCCCAACCCGATCCTCAGCGAGTACGAGCTCTGGGAGCTGACCATCGTTCACCTGTACCTGGCCGGCAACGCCTACTGGGAAGTTGTGACCAGTCGGGACGGCCGGCCGCGGGAGCTGTGGCCCCTGCGGCCGGACCGGGTGCGGATCATCCCCCAGCCGGACCCGCAGGTCCACCACACCTACGCCTACGCGGTGGATGGGCGGCTGTATGACCTGGGCACGAACGTGGTCCACTTCCGGCTCCCGAACCCGCTGGACGAGTACTTTGGGCAGCCGCCGCTGCGGGCGGCCGTGCGGGCGGTGGCGGTGGACAACGAGGCCACCGAGTACGTCAAGGTGCTCCTGCAGAACGATGCCATGCCCCGGGTCATCGTGACCACCCAGCAGCGGCTGGACGAAGATACGGTGGAGCGGCTGAGGAGCCGGTGGCGGGAGCGGTACGGGCGCGAGAACCGCGGCATGCCCGCGTTCCTCCAGCAGGGCATGGACGTGAAGGTCTTGGGTCTCAACCTGCGGGACCTCGAGTTCCCGGACCTGCGGTCCATCAGCGAAACCCGGATCTGCGCCGTGTTCGGGGTGCCCCCGGTCTTGGTGGGGGCAAAAGTCGGGCTAGACCGCAGCACCTTCGCCAACTACGAGGAGGCCCGGCGGTCCTTCTGGGAGGAGACGGTCTCGCCCCTGCTTCGGCGGCTGGCCGACCGGATCAACCACAAGCTGCTGCCGATGTTCGGCAATCCAACCGGCCTGGAGGCGCGGTTCGACACCAGCGAGGTGTCGGCTCTCCAGGAATCGGTCACTCAGAAGTGGCGCCGGATCACCGACGCCGTGAAGGCGGGGTGGCTGGTAGTCGATGAGGCGCGTACCGAAGCGGGCTACGATCCGGTTCCTGGGGGGCGCGTCTTGCTGCGTCCCTCTAACGTGGTGGCTATCCCGGTTGACGAGGCGGGCGGGGGCGGCGAGGGCACGCCGGCAGCCGAACAGCCGGCGCCGGAGGATACTCCCGCGGCGGAACCGAACGGCGGCCCGCCGCCACAGGGGGAATCAGCCAAGCAACGGGACCGGCCGGTACGGTTGCTCAAGAGTCATGAGGCCATCGCCGAGTCCCGAAACCGTCTGGCCGACCGCTACGAGCGGCGCTGGCGGGAGTGGGCCCGGGAAGAGTTCCAGCAGGAGGCGCGCGACACGCTGCGCGCCTTTTCGCTTGCCGCCAAGGGCCGACGGCTCAAGGCGCTCAGCGACGAGGAGCTGGCGGCGTTCCTCACCCTGCTGGCCCAGGCCGCCATCGCATGGCGGGCCCGCATCCGGGAGACGGTCTTGGACCTGGCCTACCAGCAGCTCGCCGCAGCCGCTGACGAGGCTGCGGCCGAACTGGACGTGGCCTTCGAGCTGGACAACGAGTTCGCTCAGCGGTTCGTGGAGCAATACACGTTCCCGTTCGCCGGTGCGCTCTCGCAGGCCAGCCAGGACCGCATCCGCGAGATCATCCTGGCGGGGAAGCGGGATGGCCTCACCGTTGCAGAGATGCGGGACCGGCTGCTGGAGGAATTTGACGACTGGACCCTGAGGCGGGCGGAGATGGTGGCCAGGACCGAGACGATCCGTGCGACGAACGCCGGGGCGGTCATGGCTTACCAGCAGCTCGGCGTGGAGATGGTCGAGTGGCTGCCGGCTACCGACGCCTGCCCCTACTGCGCGCCGTTGCGCGGGCGACGATGGGCCACCGGTGGCGAGTTGTTCCGGCAGGGCGACGAGTGGCTGCCGGAGGGGATGGACCGACCGATGCGCCTGACGTACGAGCCTGTGCGCCACCCGCCGCTCCATCCGAACTGTCGGTGCACCATCGTGCCAGTGGTGTGA
- a CDS encoding DUF3168 domain-containing protein, whose product MGAVTQAIYDRLASDSVLAAMLAVYRGRPAIFTAPPPGDAPYPMIVTIGNVTDDPDDTKNSRGREVRRDIGCYTKATGSMADLEAVAERVRQLFHRATLAVDGYRVWLCEASGPVLGETDQTVYGLVVTVRLRMQEV is encoded by the coding sequence GTGGGCGCCGTGACGCAGGCGATCTACGATCGGCTGGCGTCCGATTCGGTGCTGGCGGCCATGCTGGCCGTGTACCGGGGGCGCCCGGCGATCTTCACTGCTCCGCCGCCCGGCGACGCCCCGTACCCGATGATCGTGACCATCGGCAACGTTACGGACGACCCCGACGACACGAAAAACAGCCGCGGGCGAGAGGTCCGGCGGGACATCGGGTGTTACACGAAGGCGACCGGCAGCATGGCGGACCTGGAGGCGGTGGCCGAACGGGTCCGCCAGCTCTTTCACCGGGCCACGTTGGCCGTGGACGGGTACCGGGTCTGGCTCTGCGAGGCCAGCGGCCCGGTGCTGGGGGAGACGGACCAGACCGTCTACGGCCTCGTGGTCACGGTGCGGCTCAGAATGCAGGAGGTGTGA
- a CDS encoding phage tail protein, which produces MAMNGAQVLVLVQTGTDPTSGNPIFTPVGEQTGLSDEASRELIEAAAKGDDHLKHLYGRMSTTVELEALYVPNDQAFRAIEDALRNKTEVILRRSENGTVVEEAAAKVESISREWPDEDTATISVTFQLQEPWTVVTP; this is translated from the coding sequence ATGGCCATGAACGGTGCCCAGGTGCTCGTGCTCGTCCAGACCGGCACGGACCCGACTTCGGGGAATCCGATCTTCACCCCTGTAGGCGAACAGACCGGCCTGTCCGACGAGGCAAGCCGCGAGCTGATTGAGGCTGCGGCGAAGGGTGATGACCACCTGAAGCACCTGTACGGACGGATGTCGACCACCGTGGAGCTGGAGGCGCTGTACGTCCCGAACGACCAGGCGTTCAGAGCAATCGAGGATGCGCTGCGTAACAAGACGGAGGTCATACTGCGCCGGTCTGAGAACGGAACGGTGGTGGAGGAGGCCGCCGCCAAGGTGGAGTCCATCTCGAGGGAGTGGCCGGATGAAGACACGGCCACGATCTCCGTCACCTTTCAGCTTCAGGAGCCCTGGACGGTGGTGACGCCCTAA
- a CDS encoding terminase B gives MPTAAHEHGRSLNVVPELRKAQEDWLADPARWVREVFGAELDPWQVAVLRDLDAGRNVAVRSGHGVGKTAVAALAVLRQLVLYPFSVIPCTAPTQHQLLDVLWPEIVRWIERSRGLGEILYWTATKVAVKGHEATWFAVARTSNQPEGLAGFHAPRLLYVADEASGLSEAVWQVMDGARTTVGAKILAIGNPTRRSGGFFDAFHRHRASWSCYHVSSETSPRVDPGWVEDMARKWGRDSDVFRVRVRGEFPLGEDDAFIRLDLVEAAVHRDVPKGGDVQLGVDVARYGDSETAIVARRGSQVLWLEAYRKRSVTEVVGLVLAAGRKVMAATGAERVTVKVDDAGVGGGVTDGLSDHAREAPWLEVVPVNFGGPGDGQHYANAAAAMWGHLRELFQAAEISIPADDDLIGQLTTRRYRVNSRGLIEIESKEDLRRRGLPSPDRADALALAFWTPEPVLPEPDIF, from the coding sequence GTGCCGACCGCAGCGCATGAGCATGGTCGCTCGCTGAATGTAGTCCCGGAACTCCGCAAGGCCCAGGAGGATTGGCTGGCCGACCCTGCCCGATGGGTTCGCGAGGTCTTCGGAGCCGAACTGGATCCGTGGCAGGTGGCCGTCCTCCGTGACCTCGACGCCGGCCGTAACGTCGCCGTGCGGTCTGGCCACGGCGTAGGGAAAACGGCCGTGGCCGCCCTGGCGGTGCTCCGGCAGCTCGTCCTGTACCCCTTCTCCGTGATCCCGTGCACCGCCCCGACGCAGCACCAGCTCCTCGATGTCCTGTGGCCCGAGATCGTGCGCTGGATCGAACGCAGCCGCGGCCTTGGGGAGATCCTTTACTGGACCGCGACGAAGGTTGCCGTCAAGGGCCACGAGGCCACGTGGTTCGCCGTTGCGCGCACGTCGAACCAGCCCGAGGGGTTGGCCGGCTTCCACGCGCCGCGCCTTCTATACGTCGCCGATGAGGCCTCGGGCCTGTCGGAGGCTGTCTGGCAGGTCATGGACGGCGCCCGAACCACCGTGGGGGCCAAGATCCTCGCCATCGGCAACCCAACCCGCCGCTCAGGCGGGTTCTTCGATGCCTTCCACCGCCACCGTGCCTCGTGGAGCTGCTACCACGTGTCCAGTGAGACATCGCCCCGGGTCGATCCTGGCTGGGTCGAGGACATGGCCCGCAAGTGGGGTCGTGACTCGGATGTGTTCCGGGTCCGCGTCCGGGGAGAGTTTCCGTTGGGCGAAGACGATGCGTTCATCCGGCTCGACCTGGTGGAGGCTGCGGTCCATCGGGATGTGCCGAAGGGCGGGGATGTCCAACTGGGCGTTGACGTGGCCCGGTACGGCGACAGCGAGACGGCCATCGTGGCCCGGCGAGGAAGCCAGGTTCTGTGGCTGGAAGCGTACCGCAAGCGGAGTGTCACGGAGGTTGTTGGTCTGGTCCTGGCCGCTGGCCGGAAGGTGATGGCGGCCACCGGGGCCGAGCGAGTGACGGTGAAGGTGGACGATGCAGGCGTCGGCGGCGGCGTCACCGATGGCCTGAGCGACCATGCACGGGAGGCGCCGTGGCTCGAAGTCGTTCCGGTGAACTTCGGCGGCCCGGGTGACGGCCAGCACTACGCCAACGCGGCTGCCGCCATGTGGGGCCATCTTCGCGAGCTATTCCAGGCAGCCGAGATCAGCATTCCCGCCGACGATGACCTGATCGGTCAGCTGACCACGAGGCGCTACCGAGTCAACTCCAGGGGGCTCATCGAGATCGAGAGCAAGGAGGACCTGCGGCGGCGGGGCCTGCCCTCGCCCGACCGGGCCGATGCCCTTGCGCTCGCGTTCTGGACGCCGGAGCCTGTCCTACCCGAGCCGGACATCTTCTGA
- a CDS encoding head-tail adaptor protein, whose protein sequence is MLAGLLNETVTVERVGRTSDGQGGWLESWQEVGIQRARVRPASAREREAGRVTEALITHVVYLPPGADVRRGDRIRRANGEELTVVAVRRPSAGHHLEVDAEATQHGG, encoded by the coding sequence GTGCTGGCGGGCCTGCTGAACGAGACGGTAACCGTGGAGCGGGTAGGCCGCACCTCGGACGGCCAGGGAGGCTGGCTGGAGAGCTGGCAGGAGGTCGGGATACAGCGGGCCAGGGTTCGTCCGGCGTCGGCGCGAGAGCGGGAGGCCGGGAGGGTCACCGAGGCCCTGATCACGCACGTGGTCTACCTTCCGCCCGGCGCCGACGTTCGGCGCGGCGACCGGATCCGGCGGGCCAACGGTGAGGAGCTTACCGTCGTGGCCGTCCGCCGGCCCTCGGCTGGCCATCACCTCGAGGTGGACGCGGAGGCGACGCAACATGGCGGCTAA
- a CDS encoding HK97 family phage prohead protease, whose protein sequence is MPTRGYPTEFKTVAFTLERFDESAGTVEGYASTWDRDEDGDAIVKGAFAKTIRERVPAGKVKLLDSHKWDSQHVIGTVTEAREEDRGLWIKAAFSGTAEAQAIRQKVLEGHLNSFSIGFEVIRDEIKRDPNGQTTRYIYEVKLYEVSVVPFPANENAVILAAKSVVPFQDLPLADRDRPWDSDAAVQRVRRWASSDGSGEKDTIDWGRYRRAFVWYDSADAENFGAYKLPIADVIDGRLYAVPRAVFAAAAAVQGARGGVDVPAEDVPAIRRHLARYYAKMGETPPWEQDSIDALLAELKYGRRNSSADFERIANAIALLFEVLNDDEKAQVLERLAPSAGPEDEPPPTDEGEKGAATEPPASVPALMAELGVLEAELDLLETEVA, encoded by the coding sequence TTGCCGACCCGGGGCTATCCCACGGAGTTCAAGACGGTAGCCTTCACGCTGGAGCGGTTCGACGAGTCTGCGGGCACGGTCGAGGGCTACGCCTCCACGTGGGACCGTGACGAGGACGGGGATGCGATTGTCAAGGGCGCCTTCGCCAAGACGATCAGGGAGCGGGTCCCGGCGGGCAAGGTCAAGCTGCTGGACTCGCACAAGTGGGACTCGCAGCACGTCATCGGCACCGTGACCGAGGCCCGCGAGGAGGACCGGGGCCTGTGGATCAAGGCGGCCTTCTCCGGGACGGCGGAGGCACAGGCCATCCGGCAGAAGGTGCTGGAGGGCCACCTGAACAGCTTCAGCATCGGTTTTGAGGTCATCCGGGACGAGATCAAGCGCGACCCCAACGGCCAGACCACGCGGTACATCTACGAAGTCAAGCTGTACGAGGTCAGTGTGGTCCCGTTCCCGGCCAACGAGAACGCGGTCATCTTGGCCGCGAAGTCCGTGGTCCCGTTCCAGGACCTCCCGCTGGCGGACCGCGACCGGCCCTGGGATTCGGATGCCGCCGTTCAGCGGGTTCGCCGGTGGGCCTCGAGCGACGGGTCCGGGGAGAAGGACACCATCGACTGGGGCCGGTACCGCCGGGCGTTCGTCTGGTACGATTCGGCCGATGCCGAGAACTTCGGCGCCTACAAGCTCCCCATCGCCGATGTGATTGACGGGCGTCTGTACGCGGTGCCCAGAGCCGTCTTTGCCGCGGCGGCCGCGGTCCAGGGCGCCCGGGGCGGTGTGGACGTACCGGCCGAAGATGTGCCCGCCATCCGGCGGCACCTGGCCAGGTACTACGCCAAGATGGGTGAGACGCCGCCCTGGGAGCAGGACAGCATCGACGCGCTGCTGGCCGAGCTGAAGTACGGGCGGCGCAACAGCTCTGCCGACTTTGAACGGATCGCCAACGCCATCGCGCTGCTGTTCGAGGTTCTGAACGACGACGAGAAGGCGCAGGTGCTCGAACGCCTGGCCCCGTCCGCCGGGCCGGAGGACGAGCCTCCACCCACCGACGAGGGCGAGAAGGGCGCGGCCACCGAGCCGCCGGCGTCCGTACCGGCACTCATGGCCGAGCTGGGAGTGCTCGAAGCCGAACTGGACCTGCTGGAGACGGAGGTGGCCTGA
- a CDS encoding phage major capsid protein, which translates to MDLKELVGRARQLVEEARRIVEEYEGKDMPADKAAEVKKRLEEARKLKEHADQLAEMKRLQDWLDEPQYKRPMGDADTKARTPEGAEDSKGELTPEQKRKQTKAFFKALRGGLAVLTPEERDLLNPAHKGFEAKALVEDATGEILVPEELESEIYRSLPKITVIRPLATVRPVRTNRVRRRSMTELTVGWGKLETGRPLNESTPNPSQEFQYVEDLYGLARIGEDELDDTDVNLQAFVADSFARAIAEAEDTAFVVGTGHANQQPEGILNGAVVQRVSAGQTGAITTDDVLKLIFSVPTQYRRNGVLIMHQETELALRLLKDNNGQYLWQQSLQAGLPNTFAGYPVYNQADVGRIPTQAGQTADVMIFGDVRAGYRILDRQGMTVKVLDQLYAEQGMIGYRVRYRVGGGVVRPDALRILRVTA; encoded by the coding sequence GTGGACCTGAAGGAGCTGGTCGGCCGGGCCCGGCAGCTTGTCGAGGAGGCCCGGCGGATTGTCGAGGAGTACGAAGGCAAGGACATGCCGGCAGACAAGGCGGCCGAGGTGAAGAAGCGCCTGGAGGAGGCCCGCAAGCTGAAGGAGCATGCGGACCAGCTTGCCGAGATGAAGCGGCTACAGGACTGGCTGGACGAGCCGCAGTACAAACGGCCCATGGGCGACGCGGACACCAAGGCCAGGACGCCCGAGGGCGCGGAGGACAGCAAGGGCGAGCTGACCCCGGAGCAGAAGCGCAAGCAGACCAAGGCGTTCTTCAAGGCCCTGCGCGGCGGGCTGGCCGTGCTCACCCCCGAGGAACGGGACCTGTTGAACCCGGCCCACAAGGGCTTCGAGGCCAAGGCACTGGTCGAGGACGCCACGGGCGAGATCCTGGTGCCGGAAGAGCTGGAGTCGGAGATCTACCGCAGCCTGCCCAAGATCACCGTCATCCGACCCCTGGCGACCGTCCGGCCGGTGCGGACCAACCGCGTGCGGCGCCGCTCGATGACCGAGCTGACGGTCGGCTGGGGCAAGCTCGAGACCGGCCGCCCGCTGAACGAGTCCACGCCGAACCCGAGCCAGGAGTTCCAGTACGTCGAGGACCTGTATGGGCTGGCTCGGATCGGCGAGGATGAACTGGACGACACGGACGTGAACCTCCAGGCGTTCGTGGCCGACAGCTTCGCGCGGGCCATCGCCGAGGCGGAGGATACGGCGTTCGTCGTCGGCACGGGCCACGCGAACCAGCAGCCCGAAGGTATCCTCAACGGTGCTGTGGTCCAGCGGGTATCCGCGGGCCAGACGGGCGCCATCACCACGGACGACGTGCTCAAGCTGATCTTCTCCGTCCCCACCCAGTACCGCCGCAACGGCGTGCTGATCATGCACCAGGAGACCGAACTGGCACTGCGGCTCCTCAAGGACAACAACGGCCAGTACCTCTGGCAACAGTCGCTCCAGGCCGGTCTGCCGAACACCTTTGCGGGGTACCCGGTTTACAACCAGGCCGACGTGGGGCGGATTCCGACCCAGGCGGGGCAGACCGCAGACGTGATGATCTTCGGCGACGTCCGGGCCGGATACCGCATCCTGGACCGCCAGGGCATGACCGTGAAGGTGCTGGACCAGCTGTACGCCGAGCAGGGCATGATCGGCTACCGCGTCCGGTACCGCGTCGGTGGCGGCGTCGTGCGGCCGGATGCCCTGCGAATTCTCCGGGTGACCGCGTGA